The following proteins are encoded in a genomic region of Bombus pyrosoma isolate SC7728 linkage group LG1, ASM1482585v1, whole genome shotgun sequence:
- the LOC122566598 gene encoding cell division cycle protein 23 homolog isoform X3 — MEESIKFDIKEVKTDLLRAINECSQRGLLHTTKWLAELSYSLKDVKLNIHDTTVDLYLSETSEEEDTYILAKTYFDLKEYDRAAYFTEQCKTSKVRFLHLYSRYLSGEKKKIDDMTVVPPDPLKNESLRLLCADLRKDHLANKLDGFSLYLFGVTLKKLQLTREAMDVLVDATHKQPMHWGSWLELASLITDREKLENLCLPNHWMKHFFMAHMYLELQLIDEGLALYYELQSMGFAKNGYVLAQTAMTVNYRRDVDNAIETFKRIIKADPYCLDNMDTYSNILYVKEMKVELAYLAHRATEIDKYRLETCCIVGNYYSLRGDHQKASMYFHRALKLNPQYLSAWTLLGHEFMEMRNTNGAIHSYRQAIEVNKRDYRAWYGLGQTYEILKMPFYALYYYKQAQLLRPHDSRMVQALGEAYEKQNKIQDALKCYYKACNVGDIEGMALLKLAT; from the exons ATGGAAGAATCGATAAAGTTTGATATTAAAGAGGTTAAAACCGATCTTTTGCGCGCGATAAATGAATGTTCCCAACGCGGATTATTACATACGACAAAATG GCTAGCTGAATTAAGTTATTCCTTGAAagatgttaaattaaatatacatgaCACTACTGTTGACTTGTATTTATCGGAGACAAGCGAAGAGGAAGACACGTATATTTTAGCAAAAACTTATTttgatttgaaagaatatgATAGAGCTGCCTATTTCACCGAGCAGTGTAAAACATCAAAAGTTCGATTTTTACATCTGTATTCTCGCTATTTATCtggcgaaaagaaaaaaatagatgaCATGACAGTGGTGCCTCCAGATCCTTTGAAAAACGAAAGTTTAAGATTGTTATGTGCCGACTTAAGAAAAGATCACCTGGCAAATAAACTTGATGGTTTTAGTCTTTATCTTTTTGGTGtaactttgaaaaaattacaacTTACCAGGGAAGCCATGGATGTGCTGGTTGATGCAACGCATAAGCAACCCATGCATTGGGGATCTTGGCTAGAATTAGCTTCTTTAATCACTGACAGGGAGAAGCTTGAAAATTTGTGCTTACCTAATCATTGGATGAAGCATTTTTTTATGGCTCATATGTATTTAGAACTGCAATTAATAGATGAGGGCTTAGCATTATATTACGAATTACAATCAATGGGGTTTGCAAAAAATGGTTACGTACTTGCTCAAACCGCAATGACTGTAAACTACAGAAGAG aTGTTGATAATGCTATAGAAACATTTAAGAGGATAATAAAAGCAGATCCTTATTGTTTAGACAATATGGATACATATTCTAATATCCTCTAtgtgaaagaaatgaaagttgAACTAGCATATTTAGCTCACAGAGCAacagaaattgataaatacaGGTTAGAAACATGTTGCATAGTAG GAAATTATTATAGTTTAAGAGGAGATCATCAAAAAGCATCGATGTATTTCCATAGagcattaaaattaaatccaCAATATCTTTCTGCTTGGACATTACTTGGTCATGAGTTTATGGAAATGAGAAATACCAATGGTGCTATTCATAGCTATAGACAAGCTATTG AAGTCAATAAGCGGGATTACAGAGCATGGTATGGTTTGGGTCAgacatatgaaattttaaaaatgccGTTCTATGcactgtattattataaacaggCTCAATTACTAAGGCCACATGATAGTAGAATGGTACAGGCATTAGG
- the LOC122566613 gene encoding ultraviolet-B receptor UVR8 isoform X2, whose amino-acid sequence MSYSLMSWGANSHGQLGQGIESEECVLPCEVDLSKCSLEPKKIKKIVGGAGHTLILDDSGRVYSCGWNNKGQVGFPTKDSILSFRELNEKLKNKVIVDIACGWDCSAALTIEGTLLLWGSNRFGQLGKHPNSLQWTHEPFEVVTGRKIKGISMGLRHTALLTEDCKILVAGTGSKGQLGLSFSNSKESLSAAYNFTEVLTLSDIESVSCGQYHTIAVAKDGNIYAFGDNKYGQLGLNTDACPKSFIPIKLSDVQFKLPINMYSGWSHIIVLNDNNIFGWGRNTYGQLGITKLEKPSTWKATRIENLPKMHRVSAGSEHNVALTENGEILCWGWNEHGNCGNGHTKDVKFPEQLLLPYNYTGILIGSGAAHSFAKICNST is encoded by the exons ATGTCCTATTCCTTAATGTCGTGg GGTGCTAATTCTCACGGCCAACTTGGACAAGGAATTGAGTCGGAAGAGTGTGTTTTACCATGTGAAGTTGATTTATCAAAATGCTCCCTAGAaccgaaaaaaataaaaaaaatagttgGCGGTGCTGGTCACACGTTAATTTTAGATGATTCCGGTCGCGTTTATTCTTGCGGTTGGAACAATAAAGGACAAGTAGGCTTTCCGACGAAGGATagtattttatcatttcgagaattaaatgaaaaattgaagaacaaGGTTATCGTGGATATAGCGTGCGGCTGGGATTGTTCCGCTGCGTTAACAATAGAAGGCACTTTACTCTTGTGGGGCTCGAATCGTTTTGGTCAATTAGGAAAACATCCGAATAGTCTTCAATGGACACACGAACCCTTCGAAGTTGTAACTGGtcgaaaaattaaaggaatttCAATGGGTTTAAGACATACTGCCCTATTAACGgaagattgtaaaattttagtaGCAGGGACAGGTAGCAAAGGACAGTTAGGTTTAAGCTTCTCGAATAGTAAGGAATCTTTAAGTGCAGCATATAATTTTACAGAAG TTTTAACATTATCGGACATCGAGAGCGTCAGTTGTGGTCAATACCATACAATCGCGGTAGCGaaagatggaaatatttatgcatttggTGATAATAAATACGGCCAATTAGGATTAAATACAGATGCATGTCCAAAATCATTCATTCCAATAAAACTATCGGATGTTCAGTTTAAATTGCCAATTAATATGTACAGTGGTTGGTCGcatataattgtattaaatg ataataacatttttggtTGGGGCCGAAATACATATGGGCAGTTAGGTATTACAAAACTTGAAAAGCCATCAACTTGGAAAGCTACGCGGATCGAAAATCTTCCTAAAATGCATCGAGTTTCTGCTGGCTCAGAACATAATGTTGCATTAACTG aGAATGGAGAAATTTTATGTTGGGGTTGGAACGAACACGGAAATTGTGGAAATGGTCATACGAAAGATGTAAAATTTCCGGAACAGCTGCTTCTGCCCTACAATTACACAGGAATTCTTATCGGAAGTGGTGCAGCTCATTCATTTGCA aaaatttgtaattctacTTAA
- the LOC122566613 gene encoding ultraviolet-B receptor UVR8 isoform X1, which yields MSYSLMSWGANSHGQLGQGIESEECVLPCEVDLSKCSLEPKKIKKIVGGAGHTLILDDSGRVYSCGWNNKGQVGFPTKDSILSFRELNEKLKNKVIVDIACGWDCSAALTIEGTLLLWGSNRFGQLGKHPNSLQWTHEPFEVVTGRKIKGISMGLRHTALLTEDCKILVAGTGSKGQLGLSFSNSKESLSAAYNFTEVLTLSDIESVSCGQYHTIAVAKDGNIYAFGDNKYGQLGLNTDACPKSFIPIKLSDVQFKLPINMYSGWSHIIVLNDNNIFGWGRNTYGQLGITKLEKPSTWKATRIENLPKMHRVSAGSEHNVALTENGEILCWGWNEHGNCGNGHTKDVKFPEQLLLPYNYTGILIGSGAAHSFALKVSKSQIDR from the exons ATGTCCTATTCCTTAATGTCGTGg GGTGCTAATTCTCACGGCCAACTTGGACAAGGAATTGAGTCGGAAGAGTGTGTTTTACCATGTGAAGTTGATTTATCAAAATGCTCCCTAGAaccgaaaaaaataaaaaaaatagttgGCGGTGCTGGTCACACGTTAATTTTAGATGATTCCGGTCGCGTTTATTCTTGCGGTTGGAACAATAAAGGACAAGTAGGCTTTCCGACGAAGGATagtattttatcatttcgagaattaaatgaaaaattgaagaacaaGGTTATCGTGGATATAGCGTGCGGCTGGGATTGTTCCGCTGCGTTAACAATAGAAGGCACTTTACTCTTGTGGGGCTCGAATCGTTTTGGTCAATTAGGAAAACATCCGAATAGTCTTCAATGGACACACGAACCCTTCGAAGTTGTAACTGGtcgaaaaattaaaggaatttCAATGGGTTTAAGACATACTGCCCTATTAACGgaagattgtaaaattttagtaGCAGGGACAGGTAGCAAAGGACAGTTAGGTTTAAGCTTCTCGAATAGTAAGGAATCTTTAAGTGCAGCATATAATTTTACAGAAG TTTTAACATTATCGGACATCGAGAGCGTCAGTTGTGGTCAATACCATACAATCGCGGTAGCGaaagatggaaatatttatgcatttggTGATAATAAATACGGCCAATTAGGATTAAATACAGATGCATGTCCAAAATCATTCATTCCAATAAAACTATCGGATGTTCAGTTTAAATTGCCAATTAATATGTACAGTGGTTGGTCGcatataattgtattaaatg ataataacatttttggtTGGGGCCGAAATACATATGGGCAGTTAGGTATTACAAAACTTGAAAAGCCATCAACTTGGAAAGCTACGCGGATCGAAAATCTTCCTAAAATGCATCGAGTTTCTGCTGGCTCAGAACATAATGTTGCATTAACTG aGAATGGAGAAATTTTATGTTGGGGTTGGAACGAACACGGAAATTGTGGAAATGGTCATACGAAAGATGTAAAATTTCCGGAACAGCTGCTTCTGCCCTACAATTACACAGGAATTCTTATCGGAAGTGGTGCAGCTCATTCATTTGCA TTAAAGGTAAGCAAAAGCCAGATAGATCGATGA
- the LOC122566618 gene encoding protein FAM92A-A isoform X1, with translation MLRSRSQSSIWEQEAKFVQDRISNVEKHFAELCTTFAAYTRKAARLRDKGDEIAKIIETYAQSETINQSLSNGLANFSATLSVIGDYRDAKVQRFDAKIISPLSQYATICKHARDDVKNTFTTRDKELTRKRHLDRLRERNPRNRQMISQAESELMKASVEVSRVVKGLEEQIDAFEKRKLHDLKTVLLDFIIIELSFHAKTLELLTKGYQDIAEIDEVKDLEDFQIIRGNMNGEFREVMHIPDSIARLPTVGRTSFRQSYSLTNLASRFMSSPANSQKLANHAIESTSIDSAKSSLKTNSSESVQIEEFRDSSEETESESTKEKPIELQANSGYKDSTRLIVKTIPPIPIYQKFLTMPMMIKHG, from the exons ATGTTACGTTCAAGATCTCAAAGCAGCATTTG GGAACAAGAAGCAAAGTTTGTACAAGATCGAATATCCAACGTAGAGAAACATTTTGCAGAATTATGCACGACATTTGCGGCATATACAAGAAAAGCTGCTAG ATTACGCGATAAAGGAGATGAAATAgcaaaaattatcgaaacttACGCTCAATCGGAAACGATAAATCAATCATTATCTAACGGATTAGCAAACTTTTCTGCAACTTTGTCAGTAATTGGGGATTATAG gGACGCTAAAGTGCAGAGATTCGATgccaaaataatttctccactttctcaATACGCGACAATCTGCAAACACGCTCGTGATGacgtaaaaaatacatttacaacACGCGATAAAGAATTGACAAGAAAAAGACATCTAGATAGGCTTAGGGAACGAAATCCTAGAAACAGACAGATGATT TCTCAAGCCGAGTCTGAGCTCATGAAAGCTTCTGTTGAAGTTTCAAGAGTTGTTAAAGGTTTAGAAGAACAAATCGATGCATTCGAAAAGCGGAAATTGCATGATCTGAAAACTGTACTTTTggattttattatcattgaaCTAAGTTTTCATGCAAAAACTCTTGAATTACTGACAAAAGGTTACCAGGATATTGCAGAAATCGATGAAGTTAAAGATTTAGAG GACTTTCAAATAATAAGAGGAAACATGAATGGG GAATTTCGTGAAGTAATGCATATACCCGATTCTATTGCGAGATTGCCTACCGTTGGACGAACTTCATTTCGGCAGTCTTATTCACTTACCAATTTGGCAAGTCGTTTCATGTCTTCGCCCGCAAATTCTCAGAAATTAGCTAATCATGCAATCGAATCTACCTCGATT gATTCTGCAAAGTCGAGCTTAAAGACAAACTCTTCAGAATCTGTACAGATTGAGGAATTTAGAGATAGTTCAGAAGAAACAGAGTCTGAATCTACTAAAGAGAAACCT ATTGAACTGCAAGCTAATTCTGGATATAAGGATTCAACAAGACTTATTGTCAAAACAATACCACCAATTCCtatatatcaaaaatttctaacaatGCCTATGATGATCAAGCATGGGTGA
- the LOC122566618 gene encoding protein FAM92A-A isoform X2 encodes MLRSRSQSSIWEQEAKFVQDRISNVEKHFAELCTTFAAYTRKAARLRDKGDEIAKIIETYAQSETINQSLSNGLANFSATLSVIGDYRDAKVQRFDAKIISPLSQYATICKHARDDVKNTFTTRDKELTRKRHLDRLRERNPRNRQMISQAESELMKASVEVSRVVKGLEEQIDAFEKRKLHDLKTVLLDFIIIELSFHAKTLELLTKGYQDIAEIDEVKDLEEFREVMHIPDSIARLPTVGRTSFRQSYSLTNLASRFMSSPANSQKLANHAIESTSIDSAKSSLKTNSSESVQIEEFRDSSEETESESTKEKPIELQANSGYKDSTRLIVKTIPPIPIYQKFLTMPMMIKHG; translated from the exons ATGTTACGTTCAAGATCTCAAAGCAGCATTTG GGAACAAGAAGCAAAGTTTGTACAAGATCGAATATCCAACGTAGAGAAACATTTTGCAGAATTATGCACGACATTTGCGGCATATACAAGAAAAGCTGCTAG ATTACGCGATAAAGGAGATGAAATAgcaaaaattatcgaaacttACGCTCAATCGGAAACGATAAATCAATCATTATCTAACGGATTAGCAAACTTTTCTGCAACTTTGTCAGTAATTGGGGATTATAG gGACGCTAAAGTGCAGAGATTCGATgccaaaataatttctccactttctcaATACGCGACAATCTGCAAACACGCTCGTGATGacgtaaaaaatacatttacaacACGCGATAAAGAATTGACAAGAAAAAGACATCTAGATAGGCTTAGGGAACGAAATCCTAGAAACAGACAGATGATT TCTCAAGCCGAGTCTGAGCTCATGAAAGCTTCTGTTGAAGTTTCAAGAGTTGTTAAAGGTTTAGAAGAACAAATCGATGCATTCGAAAAGCGGAAATTGCATGATCTGAAAACTGTACTTTTggattttattatcattgaaCTAAGTTTTCATGCAAAAACTCTTGAATTACTGACAAAAGGTTACCAGGATATTGCAGAAATCGATGAAGTTAAAGATTTAGAG GAATTTCGTGAAGTAATGCATATACCCGATTCTATTGCGAGATTGCCTACCGTTGGACGAACTTCATTTCGGCAGTCTTATTCACTTACCAATTTGGCAAGTCGTTTCATGTCTTCGCCCGCAAATTCTCAGAAATTAGCTAATCATGCAATCGAATCTACCTCGATT gATTCTGCAAAGTCGAGCTTAAAGACAAACTCTTCAGAATCTGTACAGATTGAGGAATTTAGAGATAGTTCAGAAGAAACAGAGTCTGAATCTACTAAAGAGAAACCT ATTGAACTGCAAGCTAATTCTGGATATAAGGATTCAACAAGACTTATTGTCAAAACAATACCACCAATTCCtatatatcaaaaatttctaacaatGCCTATGATGATCAAGCATGGGTGA
- the LOC122566639 gene encoding heat shock factor-binding protein 1, with product MADIKQDHKTEDTDNYGIGNSAEPKNMQELTEYVQTLLQNMQGKFQTMSDQILGKIDEMGNRIDDLEKNITDLMTQAGVEGGDK from the exons ATGGCAGATATTAAACAAGATCATAAAACTGAGGATACTGATAATTATGGAATAGGTAATAGTGCTGAACCAAAAAATATGCAAGAATTGACGGAGTAT gTACAAACACTATTACAGAATATGCAAgggaaatttcaaacaatgtCAGATCAAATTCTTGGAAAAA TAGATGAAATGGGAAACAGAATAGACgatttagaaaagaatattacagATTTGATGACACAAGCTGGTGTAGAAGGAGGTGATAAatga
- the LOC122566610 gene encoding endoplasmic reticulum-Golgi intermediate compartment protein 2: protein MLRRRNVNIKTVKELDGFPKVPEPYVDKTAVGGTFSIFTICTIAYLIIAETSYYLDSRLQFKFETDTDIDAKLKINIDITVAMTCSRISADVLDSTNQNMIGHESLEQEDTWWELTQEQRSHFEALKDVNSYLREEYHAIHELLWKSNQVTLYSEMPKRTHQPSYPPNSCRIHGSLNVNKVAGNFHITAGKSLSFPMGHIHILTFMTDKDYNFTHRINKFSFGGPSPGIIHPLEGDEKIADNNMILYQYFVEVVPTDIQTLLSTSKTYQYSVKDHQRPIDHQKGSHGSPGIFFKYDMSALKIKVTQQRDTVCQFLVKLCATVGGIFVTSGMVKSIVQSFWYILCCKFFATKENRSDQKYPIPPTTSNYQSFDTANLLNISAPENVDIVFKPQ from the exons ATGTTGCGAAGACggaatgttaatattaaaactgtCAAAGAATTGGATGGATTTCCTAAAGTTCCTGAACCATATGTAGACAAAACTGCAGTTGGAGGAACAT TCTCTATATTTACAATCTGCACTattgcatatttaataatagctGAAACAAGTTATTACCTTGATAGCAGActacaatttaaatttgaaacagaCACAGATATTGatgcaaaattgaaaataaatattgatatcaCTGTTGCTATGACATGTAGCCGTATTAGTGCCGATGTCTTAGATTCTACAAATCAAAATATGATTGGACATGAATCATTAGAACAAGAAGACACATGGTGGGAATTGACACAAGAGCAGAGATCTCACTTTGAAGCTTTAAAAGATGTGAATTCTTATCTAAGAGAGGAATACCATGCGATTCATGAATTATTATGGAAATCTAATCAAGTTACTTTATATAGTGAAATGCCAAAACG GACCCATCAACCTAGTTATCCACCAAATTCATGTCGCATTCATGGCAGTTTAAATGTTAACAAGGTTGctggaaattttcatataacagCTGGAAAATCATTATCATTTCCTATGggacatatacatattttaactTTCATGACGGACAAAGACTATAACTTTACTCAtaggataaataaattttcatttggaGGACCTAGTCCAGGTATTATTCACCCATTAGAAGGGGATGAAAAAATTGCTGACAACA atatgaTTTTATATCAGTATTTTGTGGAAGTGGTTCCCACAGATATACAGACTCTACTGAGCACTTCCAAAACTTATCAGTATAGCGTAAAAGATCATCAAAGACCAATTGATCACCAAAAAGGATCTCATGGAAGTCcaggaattttttttaaatatgatatgagtgctcttaaaataaaagttactcAACAACGTGATACAGTGTGTCAATTTCTAGTGAAATTATGTGCCACTGTTGGAGGTATTTTTGTTACAAGCg GTATGGTAAAAAGTATTGTACAAAGTTTTTGGTATATTTTGTGTTGCAAATTTTTTGCAACTAAAGAAAACAGAAGTGACCAAAAGTACCCCATTCCACCTACTACCTCAAACTATCAATCGTTTGACACAGCAAATCTTCTGAATATTTCAGCTCCAGAAAATGTGGATATTGTGTTTAAACCTCAATAA